The Pseudomonas sp. B21-023 genomic interval TAGTTGACATCGTTTACGGCGTGGACTACCAGGGTATCTAATCCTGTTTGCTCCCCACGCTTTCGCACCTCAGTGTCAGTATCAGTCCAGGTGGTCGCCTTCGCCACTGGTGTTCCTTCCTATATCTACGCATTTCACCGCTACACAGGAAATTCCACCACCCTCTACCATACTCTAGCTCGCCAGTTTTGGATGCAGTTCCCAGGTTGAGCCCGGGGCTTTCACATCCAACTTAACGAACCACCTACGCGCGCTTTACGCCCAGTAATTCCGATTAACGCTTGCACCCTCTGTATTACCGCGGCTGCTGGCACAGAGTTAGCCGGTGCTTATTCTGTCGGTAACGTCAAAACAGCAAGGTATTAACTTACTGCCCTTCCTCCCAACTTAAAGTGCTTTACAATCCGAAGACCTTCTTCACACACGCGGCATGGCTGGATCAGGCTTTCGCCCATTGTCCAATATTCCCCACTGCTGCCTCCCGTAGGAGTCTGGACCGTGTCTCAGTTCCAGTGTGACTGATCATCCTCTCAGACCAGTTACGGATCGTCGCCTAGGTGAGCCATTACCTCACCTACTAGCTAATCCGACCTAGGCTCATCTGATAGCGCAAGGCCCGAAGGTCCCCTGCTTTCTCCCGTAGGACGTATGCGGTATTAGCGTTCCTTTCGAAACGTTGTCCCCCACTACCAGGCAGATTCCTAGGCATTACTCACCCGTCCGCCGCTGAATCAAGGAGCAAGCTCCCGTCATCCGCTCGACTTGCATGTGTTAGGCCTGCCGCCAGCGTTCAATCTGAGCCATGATCAAACTCTTCAGTTCAATACTGCTTGGGTTTTTAAGAAACCCTAAACTTGGCTCAGCAATCTCAAATGACTATGTGATTTCTCGCATGGCCACTTGTGATGCTGATAATCTTGGCGACTATCAGTCCGTACTCACAAGCACCCACACGAATTGCTTGATTCAATTTGTTAAAGAACGGTTGGTTAAGCGCTTTTCGTCTCAACCGAGGCGCGCATTCTACGCTTTCCTCATTTGCTGTCAAGCGTTTATTTTGAAGTATTTTGCGAGAAACCCGTTCAACTTCAAACACTTGACTCGCTGCGATCTCTCGTAGCGGGAGGCGAATCATACAGCGTTACAACCTGCTGTCAACTGCCTTTTTCACCGCTGCCGACCTGACGATCGAAGCACTTCCGCAACCCTCCTGATCGATCAACTCATTGATATTCAAGGAGTTTTTCGTTCCGATGTCGCTGGAAGTGGGGCGCATTATAAGGGGATCTGAAACCCCGTCAACCGTTTATTTCATAAAACCTTCAGATTGTTGAAAAGCAAAGCGGGGCGGCCTGCCGGCCGCCCCGCTTCTTTCTATCTATAGCGCGTGTTACAGCACACCTGCGCCCCGAAGCACCTGCACCGCTTCCCCACTCAGCCCCAGCACATCCATCAGCACCGCCTCGGTGTGCTCCCCCAACAATGGAGGCGCATGGCGATACTCCACCGGCGTCTCCGACAACCGGATCGGGCTGGCCACCTGCGGCACGCTGCCCGCCAGCGGATGTGGAACATTCACCGCCAGCCCACGCGCCAATACCTGCGGGTCCTGGAACATCTGCGCCAGGTCATTGATAGGCCCGCATGGCACACCCGCCGTCTCCAGCTCAGTGACCCATTCAGCCGTGGTCTTGAACACCGTCGCCTGACGAATCAGCGGAATCAGCTCAGCCCGGTTGGCCACCCGTTGCTTGTTGGTGGCAAAGCGCGGGTCATCCGCCCAATGAGCCTGCCCCGCTACTTCAGCGAACTTGCGGAACTGACCATCGTTACCCACTGTAAGGATGAAATTGCCATCCGCCGTCGGGAAGTCCTGGTAGGGCACGATATTGGGGTGCGCATTGCCCAACCGCCGTGGCGGATTGCCAGTGGTGAGGTAGTTCATCGCCTGATTGGCCAGGCAGGCCACCTGCACATCCAGCAACGCCATATCGATATGCTGACCTATCCCCGCCTGATCACGATGCGCCAAGGCCGCAAGAATCGCCACGGTGGAATACAGCCCGGTCAGGATGTCAGTGAGTGCCACCCCCACCTTCACCGGCCCCGCGCCCTCCTCCCCCTCCGGACGCCCGGTCAGGCTCATCAGGCCGCCCAGCCCCTGGATCATGAAGTCATAGCCAGCACGCTTGGCATATGGCCCGGTCTGGCCGAAGCCGGTGATCGAGCAATAGATGAGCTTCGGGTTGATGCCCTTCAGACTTTGGTAATCCAACCCGTAGGCTGCCAGCCCGCCCACCTTGAAGTTCTCGATGACGATATCCGACTTCGCCGCCAGCTCGCGCACCAGGCGCTGGCCTTCGGGCTGAGTGAAGTCGATGGTCACCGAGCGCTTGTTACGGTTGGCCGATAAGTAGTAGGCCGCCTCGCTGGTATTCTCGCCCTGGGCATCGCGCAGGAAAGGCGGCCCCCAGGAGCGGGTGTCGTCACCCGCGCCGGGGCGCTCCACCTTGATTACATCCGCCCCAAGGTCGGCAAGGATCTGGCCGGACCAGGGGCCGGCCAATACCCGGGAAAGATCCAGCACCCGCAGATGGGAAAGCGCGCCCATGGCCTGGCTCCTCTATTAATAGAACGCCTGGATGCCGGTCTGCGCGCGCCCAAGGATCAGCGCGTGCACGTCGTGAGTACCTTCATAGGTGTTGACCACCTCGAGGTTGACCAGGTGGCGGGCGACGCCGAACTCGTCGGAAATGCCATTGCCACCCAACATGTCCCGCGCCAGGCGAGCAATGTCCAGGGCCTTACCGCAAGAGTTGCGCTTCATGATTGAGGTGATCTCGACCGCCGCGGTCCCTTCGTCCTTCATCCGGCCCAGGCGCAGGCAGCCTTGCAGAGCCAGGGTAATCTCGGTTTGCATGTCAGCCAGCTTCTTCTGGATCAACTGGTTGGCAGCCAGCGGGCGGCCAAACTGCTGACGATCCAGGGTGTATTGGCGAGCGGTGTGCCAGCAGGCCTCGGCGGCACCCAGCGCACCCCAGGAGATGCCGTAGCGGGCCGAGTTCAGGCAGGTGAACGGGCCTTTGAGGCCGCGCACATCGGGGAAGATGTTCTCTTCCGGCACAAACACGTTGTCCATGACGATCTCGCCGGTGATCGAAGCACGCAGGCCGACTTTGCCATGGATTGCCGGAGCACTGAGGCCGTCCCAGCCTTTCTCCAGCACGAAGCCACGGATATCGCCGGCATCGTCCTTGGCCCAGACCACGAACACATCGGCGATCGGGCTGTTGGTGATCCACATCTTGCTGCCGCTCAGACGATAACCACCGTCGACCTTGCGGGCGCGGGTGATCATCGAGCCCGGATCGGAACCATGGTTGGGCTCGGTCAGGCCGAAGCAGCCGATCCATTCGCCACTGGCCAGCTTCGGCAGGTACTTCTGCTTCTGTGCCTCGGTACCGAACTCATTGATCGGCACCATGACCAGCGACGACTGCACGCTCATCATCGAGCGGTAGCCGGAGTCGATACGCTCCACCTCGCGGGCGATCA includes:
- a CDS encoding CaiB/BaiF CoA-transferase family protein, whose translation is MGALSHLRVLDLSRVLAGPWSGQILADLGADVIKVERPGAGDDTRSWGPPFLRDAQGENTSEAAYYLSANRNKRSVTIDFTQPEGQRLVRELAAKSDIVIENFKVGGLAAYGLDYQSLKGINPKLIYCSITGFGQTGPYAKRAGYDFMIQGLGGLMSLTGRPEGEEGAGPVKVGVALTDILTGLYSTVAILAALAHRDQAGIGQHIDMALLDVQVACLANQAMNYLTTGNPPRRLGNAHPNIVPYQDFPTADGNFILTVGNDGQFRKFAEVAGQAHWADDPRFATNKQRVANRAELIPLIRQATVFKTTAEWVTELETAGVPCGPINDLAQMFQDPQVLARGLAVNVPHPLAGSVPQVASPIRLSETPVEYRHAPPLLGEHTEAVLMDVLGLSGEAVQVLRGAGVL
- a CDS encoding acyl-CoA dehydrogenase, yielding MAGKASFNWIDPLLLDQQLTEEERMVRDSAYQFAQDKLAPRVLEAFRHEQTDPAIFREMGEVGLLGATIPEQYGGSGLNYVCYGLIAREVERIDSGYRSMMSVQSSLVMVPINEFGTEAQKQKYLPKLASGEWIGCFGLTEPNHGSDPGSMITRARKVDGGYRLSGSKMWITNSPIADVFVVWAKDDAGDIRGFVLEKGWDGLSAPAIHGKVGLRASITGEIVMDNVFVPEENIFPDVRGLKGPFTCLNSARYGISWGALGAAEACWHTARQYTLDRQQFGRPLAANQLIQKKLADMQTEITLALQGCLRLGRMKDEGTAAVEITSIMKRNSCGKALDIARLARDMLGGNGISDEFGVARHLVNLEVVNTYEGTHDVHALILGRAQTGIQAFY